TGGAACTGGTGGCCTCCACGCGAACTCCGGCGACGGCGGCGCGAGCCACGGCCGGAGGCTCCGTGGGAATGGGGAAGACTCGAAGCGCGATCCAAAGCGCCCCCACGGCCGCAAGGAGTGCAGCCGGGCCGCGGGGAGCGCCGCGAGTCACGAATCCCGCCCGGCCTGCTCATGCTCCGCGATGAATGTGTCCACCTGTTCGTCGGTGAGGACAGTGCTGGAGTCCTTGGCATGCGCGAGAAGACCCTTCACCAGCTGCGCCTCCGGCTTGATTCCACGAGCTTCCAGATAGAAGATCACATTGCTTTTCCCGCTCATGAACCCGATTTCGACACGCTGGGACAGGCCCACCATGTCCGCCGGAACTCCGGAGTACACCTGATCCGCGAGCCAGTCCTTCCCCTTGCGCTTGGCTTTGAGGATGGCGGCCGCGTGAACTCCGGTAGAAGTGCGAAAGGCGTCCTCTCCAAAGACCGGATAGCTGAAGGGAATCGGCACGCCGGTGGCTTCGCACACCGTCCGGACATACAGGTCCAGTCGGGAGAGGTCGCGGTTCGTGATCCCCTCCAGACGGAGGTTCACGAGCAGCAGGTCCATCGGGACATTCCCGCATCGTTCCCCGATCCCGAGCGCGGTGCCGTGAACCCGGTCCACTCCGCTGGCGATGGCCATCATGCAGTTTGGAATGGCAATCCCGCGATCGGAATGCCCATGCCAGTCGACCAGTACATCCTCGCCGGAGTCCTTGACGATTCCGAAGATGTGCCGCAGGAGCTCCCGCACACCGATGGGTGTTGCGTGCCCGACGGTATCGGCTACCACAATCCGCGTCGCGCCCGATTCGATGGCGCAGCGGTAGAGTCTTTCCAGCGTGGTCGGGTCTGCGCGGGTGGTGTCCTCGGTGACATAGCACATGGGGATGTCATGATCCACGCCGAAGCGAATGGACTCTTCCGTCTTCTTCAGGATGCCGTCCAGATCCCACCCCTCGGTGTAGCGCCGGATCCCGGATGACCCGATGAAGGTGCAGGCTTCCACCGGGATGCCGGTGCGTGAGGAGATGTCGATCAACGGTTCGATCTCGGACACCACTGTGCGCACCGCCACATTGGGGGAGATGGAGAGGCTGCAGTCTGCGATCTCCTGCACGAGGCGTTCGATATGGCGTGCCGCGCGTTCTCCCGCCCCGGGAAGCCCGAGGTTTGCCGCATCGATCCCGAGGTCGCCCATGAGATGGAGAATCTGAAGTTTCTCCTCGATGGAGGGATCGCGGACGGAAGGCGACTGCAAGCCGTCGCGAAGGGTCTCGTCGTTGAGGTGAAGATCGTCCTTGTGCCGGAAGGAGAAACCCGGCGGTCGGTTCCAGTCGAAGATCAGCTTTTCGTCTCTCGGCATATTCGCTCGCTCCTCATTGGGGATCTGCAGCCTGGCCGGTCGCGTCCGTATATTCCAACCGGTCGCGGATTCGGGATGTGACGGCCTCCGCGCCCGCGCTCACACGGGCGAGTGTCGCGGCGGCGTCCTTCATCACCGGAGCGGCCCACTCGGAGTCGTCCGTGTCGATCAGATTGATGAGCACATTGTAGTACGCGCCTTCCGCGCAAGCTCGCGCGGCCAGCGCAGCCACTCCCGCGTCTGAGAGGGAGTTCGTGTTCCCGCGTTCGGCCACGGCACCGGAGAGTTCCACCGTGTCGACCGCTCTTTGCAGCACTCCCAACGGAATCAGGGTGGCTGCCCGGGTGGCTTCCCGCAGAGCACTTGCTCGTGCGGCGACTTCCTCCGGCGTCTTGCGCTTCATCTTCGCAGCCGCAAAGAGATCATTGAACGCTTCCGTGTCCCGGTCGATATCTGCCGCGAAGGCCTCCTTCAGTTGCTGCGCCTTCAGCCCGACCGCCTTCATTTCCTCCTCCGCGCTCTCGTAGCCCTTCTTGCCGACGGTGAGGTTCGTCACCATGGCGGAGAGTGCCGCGGAGAG
This DNA window, taken from Gemmatimonadota bacterium, encodes the following:
- a CDS encoding LeuA family protein, with amino-acid sequence MPRDEKLIFDWNRPPGFSFRHKDDLHLNDETLRDGLQSPSVRDPSIEEKLQILHLMGDLGIDAANLGLPGAGERAARHIERLVQEIADCSLSISPNVAVRTVVSEIEPLIDISSRTGIPVEACTFIGSSGIRRYTEGWDLDGILKKTEESIRFGVDHDIPMCYVTEDTTRADPTTLERLYRCAIESGATRIVVADTVGHATPIGVRELLRHIFGIVKDSGEDVLVDWHGHSDRGIAIPNCMMAIASGVDRVHGTALGIGERCGNVPMDLLLVNLRLEGITNRDLSRLDLYVRTVCEATGVPIPFSYPVFGEDAFRTSTGVHAAAILKAKRKGKDWLADQVYSGVPADMVGLSQRVEIGFMSGKSNVIFYLEARGIKPEAQLVKGLLAHAKDSSTVLTDEQVDTFIAEHEQAGRDS